The Salvelinus namaycush isolate Seneca chromosome 38, SaNama_1.0, whole genome shotgun sequence genome includes a window with the following:
- the LOC120032015 gene encoding lamina-associated polypeptide 2, isoforms beta/gamma-like, with translation MPEYLEDPSVLTKDKLKSELLANNVALPTGDQRKDVYVQLYLKNLTVQNKKISSTDAFSSDEEFPVPVVLNKSRSGRKATRKTDKPRPEDLDVTELTSEGLKDELLKYGFNAGPIVASTRKLYERRLQKLLDHGPPEAVALPVVITQVDSNHNGNSDSYHYSDKEEEMTTVPEPVPVVERPVRSRGKTPVTTRTRSSQHNRVEKIAAGEQTPSRADEKDVLKEMFPYETNTPTGINATCRRPIRGAAGRPLKSGDLWTDETLLRSASNSSYTESRTATVHRVTTLPPSTRLVTSVAPPAGKAVAPPRGLPVWLKLLLLSVVAGFIFFVYQTMETNAMAPFGGSSDSTQTSGS, from the exons ATGCCGGAATATCTGGAGGACCCATCGGTTCTCACCAAAGATAAACTCAAGAGCGAGCTTTTGGCCAACAATGTTGCTCTCCCGACCGGAGACCAGCGAAAGGACGTTTATGTGCAGCTGTATCTGAAAAACTTGACCGTGCAGAACAAGAAGATCTCATCTACAGACGCCTTCTCCAGCGACGAGGAGTTTCCAGTCCCCGTAGTCTTAAACAAAAGTCGCTCGGGCAGG AAAGCCACGAGGAAAACGGACAAGCCTCGGCCTGAGGACTTGGATGTGACTGAGCTGACCAGTGAGGGCCTGAAGGACGAGCTGCTCAAGTATGGATTCAACGCAGGACCCATCGTGg CCTCAACCCGTAAGCTGTATGAGAGAAGGCTCCAGAAGCTGTTGGACCATGGTCCTCCTGAGGCCGTTGCTCTACCGGTGGTCATCACTCAGGTAGACAGCAACCACAACGGCAACTCTGACTCATACCACTACAGCGACAAGGAGGAAG AGATGACAACAGTCCCAGAGCCAGTCCCCGTGGTGGAGAGACCTGTCAGAAGCAGAGGGAAGACCCCAGTCACCACCAGGACCCGCAGCAGCCAGCACAACCGG GTGGAGAAGATAGCAGCTGGTGAGCAGACACCCAGCAGGGCGGATGAGAAGGATGTCCTGAAGGAGATGTTCCCCTACGAGACCAACACTCCAACAGGAATCAA CGCCACCTGTCGACGGCCCATCCGAGGTGCAGCCGGCAGGCCCCTAAAGTCTGGTGACCTGTGGACAGATGAGACCCTCCTGCGTTCCGCCTCTAACTCTTCCTACACAGAGAGCCGCACCGCCACCGTCCACAGAGTCACCACCCTGCCCCCCTCTACCAGGCTGGTAACGTCAGTGGCGCCCCCTGCTGGCAAGGCCGTAGCACCACCCCGTGGCCTGCCTGTCTGGCTGAAGCTGCTGCTCCTCAGCGTTGTAGCTGGCTTCATATTCTTCGTCTACCAGACCATGGAGACCAACGCTATGGCGCCCTTTGGAGGGTCCTCAGATTCCACGCAGACCAGTGGCAGTTAG